CAGAGGCTTGCGGCTGCGCAGATCCTCGAAGTAGCACTCGAGAAGCTCATGCGGGTTGATCGGGCCATCCGTCAGCAGTTCAGCAGCCGTGACCTGCTGTCCATCGCTCACCATGATGTTGCGGCCGAGCAGGATCGGATATTCAGCGATGGCGTCATCGGATTCGATCACATTGACGACGAGCGAATCGTCGTCTTCACCCTGCTTGATCTCAACGGTTCCGGGTTTCTTGCAGAGAATCGCGGATTCGCGGGGGCGACGGGCCTCTAGCAATTCTTCGATTCGGGGCAGACCCTGAACGATGTCACCCGTCTTCTGCCGCTCAAACACCAGCAGGGCCAGACCATCACCCCGTTGCACCAGGTCGCCATCGCGCACGTGCAGGACGGAGTCCGGCGACACCATGTAGGGGCGTCCCAGACGCAGGGTGACGCTGTTACCGGAAACAGCCTCGATCTCACCGCAGCAGCTGGCAGTTTCCCCTTCGGCGAGGGGGTCGCCGTCGACAATCCGCTGGCCGACGCTCACCACCGGCTTGCCGGAGGTGCTGAGGGTGGTGGTGTCTTCGGGGCGCTCGACGATCATCCGACGCACCGGGTCGGCTTCCGTCGCTTCTGGCAACTGCGCCAGACCAGCCTGTTTGCAAAGGATTTGAGTGGTGGCAACAACATCGCCAGCCTTGACGGAGATACCGTCCTCAACCTGCAGCTCGGTGTGGGTCGAACCGTGGCTGGAGTCAGACATGGTGTCGCGACGCACAAGGATCGACTCCAAGATCACGAGTCGCAGACGGGAAATGGTCTTGGCACGCTTGTCGGGAGCCTTCTCCACATCCACCGTCATCTGAGGGGTGGTGTCGAAGGTCTCCAGAAGCAGCTGCGTCTTCAGCAGCTCCACACCCTCGACTGACTTGACCAGCTCGTTGTCCTTGAAGGCCAGACGCTGGGTGGCCTTGATTCCGAGGTGAGGGCCATTGGCCTGCTTCACATGGGACAACTCAGGCAGCTGGGCCTCATTGGGGATGGTGTATTCCTCAACCGGACGCAGCAGCAGGCCTTTGCCTTCGGGCGTCTCGACGGTCTGCACATACTTCATGCCCTCAACGGACAGCCCCTTGGCGACGTCCTCGCCGGGGTTGACCATCTGGCCATCACCCTCGAAGCGTTCCAACGCCTTGGCATCGGTGCAGAGGTGGAACTCACCACTGCGGACGATGATTTCCCGCAGGATGTCGTTCTTCTGGGTAACAGTGACGATGCCGGCGGTCTGACTAAAGATGTCTTTGACAACCTCGGTGCCGGCCTCGATCCACTGACCGTCGGTGATCATCAACAGGGAGATGTCCTTGTTGATCTCGTGGGTTTCCTGGGGGATCCACAGCAGGGTGCCGCCCTTGTTGACTTCGTAGCCGTTCTTGGCGGAACGGGCCTTCTTGATCGCCAGACCGGGTGCGAACTTCACCAAGCCACCGGTGCCGGTGCGGAAGCGATCATCCGCCAGTTCGGCAATGACCTCACCGGAACCGATCTTGCTGCCGGGGATGGTGTTGAGGCGATATCGGGTGCCGTCCTTGGCCTCGAGATTCCAGATCTCACCGGAGTGGGTGGACTCCTCAAGCAGCTTGAAGTCCTTGAGCGTCATCGCCGTGGTGACGATCTGCACCTCGCGGGAATCACCGATGGAATCGCGCAGGCGAACTTCACCGCCGTACTCACTGCGCTGGCTTGCCTCAGCCAGTACCTGACCCTCGGTGACTTGGGTCTCACCACCAACGACGGGCTGTGCGTTGGGCGGCAGGTTGTAAACATCGCCCGAAAGCACCCACATCCGGCCGAGGCGCTGAGCCTTCAGGGTGATGTTGCCCTGGCGGTCGGTGACTTCGCGGGGCTGAATCGCCTCTTCGTAGCGGACCTGGCCGGCCAGATCGCAGATCACATCCTTGGTGGCCTTCTCAACACTCTTCTTGACCGCACCAGCAGCGATCTGAGCCACCGTCACGTCGGCATCAATGTCGGCACCGTTATCGACGAACAGCAGGGAGCCGTTGGTGATCTCGATCTTCTGCGCCTTTCCTTTCCCGGAAGGCTTGATCGTGAGATTGAAGTCAACCTCAGCCTGCTGGGCGTTCACACCATGGGGCGTGCGGTAGGGGCGCACCCGCGCCTTGCTGCCGAACTCAACGGTGCCTGCAACTTTCGAGCGGACCACACCGGTTTCAGCCGTGGACACACCACCGGTGTGGAAGGTCCGCATGGTGAGCTGGGTTCCAGGCTCACCGATCGACTGGGCAGCGATGATGCCGACGGCTTCACCCAGATCGACCAGTTCGTTGTGGGCCAGTGCCCAGCCGTAGCACTTACGGCAGACAGAACGGTTGGCTTCGCAGGTGAGCGGCGAGCGCACACTCACCGCGTTCACCCCAGCTGCCTCAAAGGCTTTGGACAGAGGCGGATCGATTTCGGTGTCGCGCTCAGCAAGCACCTCGCCATCTGCGTTCACCACCTGGGCGGCCGTCAGGCGACCCACAAGCCGGCTGCGGAACTTGCCATTCTCGGCCTCCACCACGATGTGTCGGGTGGTTCCGCAGTCGTCCTCACGGACGATCACATCCTGAGCCACGTCCACCAGTCGGCGGGTGAGGTATCCCGAGTCGGCGGTGCGAAGCGCCGTATCCACCAGACCCTTACGGGCGCCATAGGAGGAGATGACGTATTCGGTGACCGTCAGACCCTCACGGAAGTTGGTGCGGATCGGAAGGTCAATAATTTCGCCCTGTGGGTTGGCCATCAGACCGCGCATGCCCACCAGCTGACGCACCTGGGACATGTTTCCCCGGGCACCGGAGTTGGCCATCATCCACACCGAGTTCAACGGTGCGTTCTCGTCAAAGTTCTTCTTGACCGCATCCACCAGACGCTCATTGGTCTCGGTCCAGGTGTCGATCACCTTGGTGTGGCGCTCCACTTCGGTGATTTCCCCAAGCCGGTAGCGCTCTTCAGTCGCGGTGATCTGTTCCTCGGCCTGGCCCAGCAGATCCTTCTTCGCCTCAGGAACCTTGAGGTCATCCACCGAAATCGACACCGCAGCCTGGGTGGCGTATTTGAAGCCGAGATCCTTGAGGTTGTCGGCCATGGAGGACGTCACCGCCGTGCCGTGGTTTTTGTAAGACCAAGCAACGAGCTGTTTGAGGGCTCGCTTATCAATGATCTGATTGCGGAACGGTGGCGGGGTCTTGGAGAGAGGACGGGATGCGCTCACAGGAGCTTCCTTGGCGGCCTTGGAAGCTTTGCTGGATTTGGACTTGCGGGATTTCGAGGAAGAGGTCATGGCTGCGCGCGGATCAGGAATGGAAGAAAAGGGCGTCTGGCTCGATTCAGGCGGCGGCCACCGCGTCGATGATCGTGTGATTCATCACCACGCGGCCCACGGTGGTGAGGATGTAGCGGCTGATCAAGGCACCGTCTTCATCGAAGCGATCGCGGCGGAAGCTCCACTGCTCAATGCGCGTGCCATCACTCAGTGACTCGCTCTTGATGGGCTCCTCAAGCTCATCATCGTCTTGAACCTCGCCATTGAACCGGACCCAAACCCAGTCATGCAGTCCAATCCGGGTGTCCTCGAAGGCGTGGATGACATCCTCCAGACCCGCAAAGGTGCAGCTGCGGTCTCCGAACTCAGGCTTGGTCGCACCAGGCTGAAGCGCCGTCAGGTAGTAGGAGCCGAGCACCATGTCCTGAGACGGGGTAATGATCGGCTCGCCTGTGGCGGGCGACAGGATGTTGTTGCTGGCCAACATCAGCATGCGTGCTTCGGTCTGAGCCTCGATGGCCAGAGGCACGTGAACCGCCATCTGGTCACCGTCAAAGTCAGCGTTGAAGGCTGGGCAGACCAGGGGGTGCAGCTGAATGGCGCGGCCATCCACAAGCTTGGGTTCGAAGGCCTGAATGCCGAGACGGTGCAGGGTTGGTGCACGGTTCAACAGGATCGGGTGACCGTCGATCACCTCCTGCAGCACCTGCATCACTTCATCGTCTGCCCGCTGAATCAGCTTCTTGGCCGCCTTGATGTTGTTGACGATGTTCTGGCGGATCAGGCGGTGGATCACGAAGGGCTGGAACAGCTCGATCGCCATCTCCTTAGGCAGACCGCACTGGTGCATCTTCAGCTTCGGACCCACCACGATCACGGAACGACCGGAGTAGTCGACCCGCTTACCCAACAGGTTCTGACGGAACCGGCCCTGCTTGCCTTCAATAATGTCGCTCAGTGACTTGAGCGGGCGGTTGTTGGCGCCCACCACGGTGCGACCGCGGCGGCCGTTGTCGATCAGGGCATCGACGGCTTCCTGGAGCATCCGCTTTTCGTTGCGGACGATGATTTCAGGGGCCAGGATTTCCTGCAGCCTTGCCAGACGGTTGTTGCGGTTGATCACCCGCCGGTAGAGATCGTTGAGATCACTGGTGGCGAAGCGACCGCCGTCGAGCTGCACCATGGGGCGCAGGTCGGGCGGAATCACCGGGATCACATCCAGCACCATCCACTCAGGACGGGCATTGGTGGCAATGAAGTTGTCGATCACGCGCAGACGCTTGATCAACTTGGCGCGCTTCTGACCCTTGCTGCCGTTGATCTCCTCGCGCAGCTGCTCAGCCACTTCATCGAGGGTGAGATCTTCCAGCAGCTGCTTGAGGGCCTCGGCACCGATGCCCACCACGGGCTCATTCTCAATCTCGGAATCTTCGGCGTAGATCTCGTCTTCAATTTCCAGCCACTCGTCTTCAGTGAGCAGCTGCTTGTACTTCAGGTCCTTGTGGTCGCCGGGATCCAGCACCACATAGCAGTTGAAGTAAACGATCTGCTCCACATCCCGCAGGGGCATGTCCAGCAGGATGGCCACGTAGCTGGGGATCCCCTTCAGGTACCAAACGTGGGAGACGGGTGCCGCCAGCTTGATAAAGCCCATGCGGTGACGACGCACGCGGCTCTCGGTGACCTCCACACCGCAGCGTTCACAAACGATGCCCCGGTGACGCACCCGTTTGTACTTGCCGCAATGGCATTCCCAGTCTTTGGAAGGGCCAAAGATCTTTTCGCAGAACAGCCCGTCCATCTCGGGCTTGAGGGTGCGGTAGTTGATGGTCTCCGGCTTGGTGACCTCACCGACGACCTGGCCGTTGGGCAGGGTGCGCTGCCCCCACTCCATCACCCGATCGGGTGAGGCGAGGGTGATCTTGACGTAATCGAAGTGGTTCTCAGTGCGGAGGTTGCTGTTGGTCATTGACGGTTAAGGAAGAAGGAGCGGGGAATCGGTTCGTTCGTTGATCCGTCAGTCCTCGTCGTAATCCGCGACGCCGAGGGATTCGTAAGTGGGCCTGCTGGGGGTGCTGCGACGTGGGTTCACGTCCTGCATAAGGTCCACTTCCTTGCCTTCGTCGGTATAGACGGCGATGTCCAGACCCAGGGACTGAAGCTCGCGCATCAGCACCTTGAAGGATTCCGGCGTACCGGGGCGGGGGATCGGCTTGCCCTTGACGATGGCGTTGAGGGCCTCGTTGCGGCCCTGCATGTCGTCGGACTTGACCGTGAGCAATTCCTGCAGGGTGTAGGCGGCGCCGTAGGCCTCGAGTGCCCACACCTCCATCTCACCCAGACGCTGACCGCCTTGCTGTGCTTTACCGCCCAGGGGCTGCTGGGTGACCAAGGAGTAGGGGCCGGTGGAACGGGCGTGGATCTTGTCGTCCACCAGGTGAACCAGCTTGAGGAAGTGGGAATAACCCACAGCCACGGGCTGGTCAAAGGGCAGACCGGTGCGGCCATCGCGCAGCTGCAGCTTGCCGGGGTCCTCTGGGTCATACACCCAACCCTTGCCGGGCTGCTTGGCGGCTTCCTTGAGGAAGGTCTCGACGGTCTGCTGCGACTTCTCAGCCCCGTACATCTCATCGAAGGGAACGATGCGCACACGGCAATCCAGGTTGGACGCCGCCCAACCCATCAGCAACTCGAACACCTGACCGACATTCATCCGGCTCGGCACACCCAGGGGGTTGAGCACGATGTCGACCGGGGTGCCGTCGGGCAGATAGGGCATGTCCTCCCGGGGAAGGATGCGGCTGATGATGCCTTTGTTGCCGTGGCGGCCGGCCATCTTGTCGCCGACCTGGATCTTGCGGCGCTGGGCCACATAAACCCTCACCACCATGTTCGCGCCGGGGGGCAGCTCATCACCCTGTTCACGGGTGTAGATGCGCACATCCACTACGCGGCCACGCTCGGTGCCAGGCACACGCAGGGAGTTGTCGCGCACATCGCGGGCCTTCTCACCGAAGATCGCGCGAAGCAGCTTTTCTTCCGGCGGCTGATCGGATTCGCCCTTGGGCGTCACTTTGCCGACCAGGATGTCACCGCTTTCAACGAAAGCACCAACGCGGATGATGCCCATCTCGTCGAGGTTGCCGAGACTTTCCTCAGCGACGTTGGGAATCTCGCGGGTGATTTCCTCGGGTCCGAGTTTGGTCTGGCGCGCTTCGATCTCGTACTTCTCGATGTGCACCGAGGTGTAGAGGTCGTCGGTGACCAGACGCTCGCTGACCAGCAGCGCGTCCTCGTAGTTGTAACCCTCCCAGGGCATGTAAGCGATCAGGACGTTCTGACCCAGGGCGATCTCACCGCCTTCACAGGCCGAGCCATCCGCCATCACCTGACCGACGATCACAGGATCGCCACAACGGACGATCGGGCGCTGGTTCAGGCAGGTGTCCTGGTTAGAGCGCTGATACTTCTGGAGGAAGTGGGTGTGCTCATTGCCGTCCTCGTCTTGAACAACGATGGCGTTGGCATCCACATAGACGACGGTGCCATTCACCCGAGAGATCGGCACCATGCCGGAGTCGCGGGCCACCTGGGTCTCCAGGCCAGTACCCACCAGGGCACGCTCGGGGCGCAGCAAGGGCACGGCCTGACGCTGCATGTTGGAGCCCATCAGGGCGCGGTTGGCGTCGTCGTGCTCCAGGAAGGGGATCAGGGACGTTGCCACGGAGATCACCTGCACCGGCGATAGGGCGACGTAGTCGACCTGCTCAGGGGGAACCTTCTCAAAATCCTGGCGATAGCGAACAGGAATCAGATCCGCGGAGATCCTGCCGTCGTCCTCGGTCGCCACGTCACCAGGAGCGACACGCACTTCGTCTTCACGGTCCGCAGACAGGTAGATCGGATCTCCTTCTTTGAGGACAACACCGTTCTCCACCTTCCAGAACGGAGTTTCGATGAAGCCATATTCGTTGACCCGGGCGTGGGTTGCCAGGGAATTGATCAGACCGGCGTTAGGCCCCTCAGGCGTCTCAATGGGGCAGAGACGACCGTAGTGAGAGGGATGAATGTCGCGAACGGCAAAGCCAGCACGCTCACGGGTGAGACCGCCCGGTCCAAGAGCCGAGATACGGCGCTTGTGGGTCAGCTCGGCCAAAGGATTCGTCTGATCCATGAACTGGCTCAGCTGGCTGGAGCCGAAGAACTCCTTGATCGCCGCCACCAGAGGCTTGGGATTCACCAACTGCGCTGGCGTCAGGGAATCGGTTTCGCCAACGGTCATCCGTTCCTTGATGATCCGCTCCAGGCGGTTCAGACCAACGCGAACCTGGTTCTGCAGCAGTTCCCCCACGGAACGCACGCGGCGGTTACCGAGGTGGTCAATGTCATCAAGGCTGGCGCCGCCAACATCCAGCTCCAGGTTGATCAGGTAATCAAGGGTGGAGAGCACGTCCTCATGGGTGAGGGTACGCACCGTGTCGGGAATGGTGAGGCGCAGCTTCTTGTTGATCTTGTAGCGGCCGACCCGACCGAGGTCGTAACGCTTGGGATCAAAGAAACGGGTCTGCAGCAGCTGCTGACCGCCACTCACAGAGGGAGGTTCACCTGGACGCAGCTTCTTGTAGAGCTCGAGCAGCGCCTGATCCTCGGAACTGATGCCCTCGTCATTGGCGGCATCAATTGACTTTTTATAGAACTCAGGGTGACGCAGCTTGTCGAGCACGTCGTTGTCAGACAGACCCATGGCACGCATGAGCACGTGCGCGTTGATCTTGCGGGTCTTGTCCACACGGACGTGCAGTAGGTCGTTCTTATCCGTCTCAAACTTCAGCCAGGCACCACGGTTGGGGATAACGCTGGCGTTGTAGGTGCGCCTGCCGTTCTTGTCCATTTCATCCTTGAAATAGACACCAGGGCTGCGCACGATCTGGTTCACGATCACCCGCTCAGCACCATTGATGATGAAGGTGCCTCGCTCGGTCATCAGCGGCAGTTCACCGATGAAGACCTCCTGCTCCTTGATCTCACCGGTCTCCTTGTTGACCAGCCGGCAGGTGACATACATCTGGGACGCAAAAGTCGCGTCGCGACGCTTCGCCTCTTCCACATCGTGGCGGGGGCGCTTTAAGCGGTACTCGCTACCGATGAAGTGGAGCTCAAGCTTGCCGGTGTAATCCGTGATCGGAGAGAAGCTTTCCAGCTCCTCGATCAGACCTTGATCCAAAAACCACTTAAAGCTGGCCCGCTGCACCTCCACCAGATCAGGGAGGTAGGTGGCGGTCTTGGCGACCTGAATCGCGCTGCTGCTCATGCGGGGACCGGCAGAGAGGACGAAGGAACTAAGAAGGACTGGATTGGCGGCGAAAGCTCAACCGACAGAACGATTCCACACAGCAGCGGCACTGACGGATTCCAGAACGGAACCGACAGAGCCGCTGCTGCTGTTCAGAAATCGCGGGTCAGATCAGCTGACGACGACAAGTTCACCGGAAGGAAATGGACGCTTCAGGCACCACACGCAAGAACGAATCCCGCGCATGGCCAGGCCAATACAACATCTTACATATCGAGTCGACAGTCTTGGAAGACCAGTTAAGGGAGTCCGAACAAACGGCGGGCGTTGGCGGTACTGCTGAAGGCCACGCTCTCGAGATCCACACCCCGCAACTCGGCCACCCGCGAAGCAACCGAAGCCACAAAGGCCGGCTCGTTGCGCTTGCCACGACGCGGCACAGGAGCCAGGAAGGGGCAATCGGTTTCAACCAGGAAACGATCCTCTGGCACCTGACGGGCGCAATCGTGGGTGGGCTCCGCCTTGGGGAAGGTGACGGTGCCGCTGAAGCTGATGTAAAAACCAAGCTCCAGAAACTGATGCATTTCTTCGGGGGTACCGCCCCAGCAATGCATCACGCCTGCAGGGCAGCGGCCCTCCGCCTGACGGGCCCGAAGTTCAACCAGCATCGGCTCGGCGGCATCTCGGCAGTGAATGATCACCGGAAGGTTCAGCTCCACCGCCAAATCCAACTGCGGACGCAGCACAGCAAGCTGCTCCTCAAGATTCTTGTCGCGAAAGAGATCGAGCCCGAGTTCACCGATAGCGACCACCCGGTCATCCTCCAAAGCCGCCCGACGCAGCACCGCCACCGTGTCGTCAGCCCAATGCTGGGTATCTAAAGGATGAACACCAACGGAATACCGCATTTCAGGGAACCGATCAGCCAGTGCCCGGATCGCCGGAATTTCGGATGGTTCGACGCAGGCATGCAACAGAGCACCTACACCGGCTTCGCGCCAACGTGAGGCCACGTCCTCGAGGTCCTCGTCAAAATTGCGAAAGACGATGTGACAGTGACTGTCAATCAGCGTCGGAGTGGGAGACACAGCTGGGCCGAAACGCGCTTTCGGCCCATTCTGCCGGTTGGAAGCGAATCAGCTGGCGGGCTCGAGAACCTTGCGCACCGCTGCACTGAGACGGGACTTCTGATTGGCGCCATTGTTGCGGTGAAGGACACCGACCTTCACTGCTTTGTCGATCTTGCTGAAGGCAGCACGCATCGAACTCTGCACCGTGGTCTTGGCTTCGTCGCCAGGCGTTGCGCTGTAAGCGTCACAGGCGGTGAAGCAGCGCTTCATCAGCGTGCGCAGGGACGACTTGTAGGTGCGATTGCGAAGACGGTTGCGCTCAGCAATCTCAATCCGCTTCTTGGCTGACTTGTTATTGGCCACTGAGGCTTCAACGTTGCGAACAATCCAGCACCTTACTCCGTGACCAGACCGCTCCCCTTCATTGTCGAGTCCTAACTTGACTTCACCTTCCACCATTCCTTTGTCTGTGAGCCAACCGGCCGTCGCTCCCCTGCGCATCGTGCGGGATCCGGAACAGGCCCAGACAGAACTGCAGCGCCTATCAAGTCGCACGGCTCAGTCGCAGCAAAGCGAAGCCAGAGAGCGGGTCGACGCGATTCTTGCGGCGGTGCGCGACCGCGGCGATGCGGCGATTTCAGATTTCACGGAACGCTTCGATGGCTTTCGGCCTGTGCCAATGGCGGTTCCCCAGACGGCGCTCGAACAAGCATGGATCACGCTGCCGACCAACCTGCGTGATGCTCTGGAGCTGGCCCATCGCCGCATCACCGATTTCCACCAACGCCAACGTCCCGCCGATTTGGCGGTAACGGGCCCCCACGGCGAGCAGCTCGGACGGCGCTGGCGACCAGTGCAGCGGGCGGGCCTCTACGTCCCCGGCGGACGCGCGGCCTACCCCAGCACCGTGCTGATGAATGCCGTGCCAGCCCGTGTCGCCGGGGTGAAAGAGCTGGTGATCTGTTCCCCCGCCGGACGGGATGGCGAGGTCAACCCTGTGGTTCTTGCAGCGGCGCACCTCGCGGGCGTCAAGACAGTGTTCCGCCTTGGGGGCGCCCAGGCCATTGCCGCCATGGCCTACGGCAGCGAAAGCGTGCCCAAAGTGGATGTCATCAGCGGCCCAGGCAACCTGTACGTCACCCTGGCCAAACAGGCGGTTTACGGCCAGGTGGCCATCGACTCCCTGGCGGGTCCGAGCGAGGTTCTGGTAATCGCCGACCACTCCGCAAAGCCGGATCAGGTGGCGGCGGATCTGTTGGCGCAGGCTGAGCATGACCCTCTGGCGGCAGCGGTGCTGATCACCACCGACAGCGCTCTCGCCGACGGCATCAACGCCGCGGTCGAAGAGCAACTGGTCAACCACCCCCGTCACGAGATCTGCGAAGCCTCTCTGCGGGACTGGGGCCTTGTGGTGGTGTGCGACGACCTCGAGAGCTGTGCCCGCCTCAGTGACAGCTTCGCGCCTGAACACCTTGAGCTCCTGGTCGAACGACCCGAACCCCTGGCGGATCGGATTCAGAACGCCGGAGCCATCTTCCTGGGCCCCTGGTCTCCGGAGGCTGTGGGGGATTACCTGGCAGGCCCGAACCACACCCTGCCCACCTGTGGAGCCGCGCGCTTCAGCGGGGCCCTGAGCGTTGAAACCTTCATGCGCCACACCTCCCTGATCGGTTTCAACCGGGCTGCGCTCGAGGCGACGGGTTCAGCTGTGCAGGAGCTAGCCACCAGTGAAGGCCTGCACAGCCACGCCGAATCCGTGCGGCGGCGCCTCAGCTAGGCCGCTTCTCCAGGCTGCGGACACCCGCCACGCCATCCGCAATTTCGCCAACCAACACCTCATCGGTGATGTTGACGAACAGTCCGTTCTCCAACACGCCGGGGATGTTGTTGATGGTCTGCTCCAGGGCCGCCGGATCAGTGATGCCGCCGTTGAGCTTGGCGTCCAGCACCAGGTTGCCCTGGTCGGTGACCACCGGTCCGGCCTTGCGCTGGGCCATCCGCAGTTCAGCGCTGCCTCCGAGGGCTTCCAGCTGCTGCTTCACCTGGCGCCAGGCGCCAGGAAGAACTTCAACCGGCAGCAGAAAACTGAGGTTGAGACGATCCACAAGTTTCGTGGAATCCACAACCACTACAAAACGATCGGCCCGTGCCGCCACTAGTTTTTCCTGCACGTGGCAAGCACCACCACCCTTGATCAACTGAAAGCCAGGGTCGACTTCATCGGCACCGTCGATGGCCAGATCAATACGACTGACGGCATTGAGGCTGAGCAGGGGGATGTTCAGATCTGCAGCCAGCACCTCGCCCTGAAAAGAGGTGGTGACACCAACAATGTCTTTGAGTTCGCCACTGGCAAGTTTGGCGCCCAGGCCTTGAATCATTAGTGCGGCAGTCGATCCTGATCCCAGCCCCAGCACCATGCCGTCTTTGATCTGTTCAACAGCGGCATCGGCCACCGCCTGCTTCATCTGGGTCTGAAGATCAGCCATCAGGTCTCGTCCTTGTGGGCGGGACCGTAGCAAGAGTTTCAAGCCATTCCAGGCAGGGGCTCAGGTTTGACTGACAGGGTCAACTCGCGACCCGCCCGCAGCACCTTCAAGGGCAGTGGAGCATCGATGGCAGCGGCATCAACAACCTCCAAAAGCACCTGAGGATCTGGGATGTCGCGCTCATCAACGGTGATCAAAAGATCACCGCGGCGCAGGCCTGCTTTTTCGGCCGGGCCATCGGGAAGCACCGCTTGAACCAGGGCACCGCTGCGTTCCGGCAGCTGCACCAGGGCATTGGGGTCCTTGTTGTGCTCGCGCGCGATGCGGGGCGTGAGCGCAACGAGTTGCAGGCCGATATAAGGATGCACAACCTCACCCTGCTGCTGCAGTTGATCAGCCACCCGGCGGGCCAGGTTGATCGGAATGGCAAAACCGAGGCCGGCACCGGGGCCCGAACGCACCAAGGTGTTGATCCCAATCACCTGACCGTCACCGTTCACCAAGGGGCCGCCTGAATTACCGGGGTTGATGGCGGCGTCGGTCTGAATCAGTTCCAGCCGTTTGTCGGCGAAGCCAAGGCTGTTGATATTGCGGTGCAGACTGCTGACGATGCCGAGGGTCACCGTGCGTTCCAAGCCGAACGGGGTGCCGAGGGCAATCGCCCAATCGCCCACCTGCATGGCTTCGGAATCACCCAGGGGAGCCCGCGGCGGCAGTTGATCCCCCTCGAGACGCACCAGGGCCAGATCCGTCACCGCATCGGTGCCCACCACCTGGCCATCGCGCTGTTCCCCGTCGGCCAGGGTGACGCTGACGGACTCCACCCGATCCACCACATGGGCGTTGGTGAGCACCAGCCCCTTGGCATCGATCACCACACCGGAGCCTTGGCCCCGTTCCCGCCCCGGACCAGTGGGGGGGTCGCCAAGCAGATCCCGCAGCAGGGGATCGAGCAGCGTGGGATCAAAGGGCTGGCGTTCCACGGTGCGCTCGGTGTCGATCCGAACCACCGCCGGAGCCACCCGCTGAACGGCATCGGCCACAAAGCTGTGCTCCAGGGCCTGAACGGACGCTGCTTCACCGACCAAGACAGCCATGGCCACCAGCACAGCCAAGAGTTGACGCAGGGCGTACCGCAAGACAAGACCCAGGAATTGCCTTCTTTTTATCGGATCCAGCCGCAGAAACGGGCCTTGGTCCAAATCGATCGCAATCTCACAACCCCCATAGCAATGCGCGGACAAGCGTGGAAATCCCAGCTAAGAGTCGAGGAAACGCAGTTTTCACATGCGTGCACTTCTGGCTCCAGCGGCAGCCCTGCTTGCCCTGGCTGGCCCGGTTGCCCTCACCCCTCAAGCCTCCGCGGAAAGCACAACGCTCAAAGCGGTGATTTTTGA
The Synechococcus sp. PROS-U-1 DNA segment above includes these coding regions:
- a CDS encoding TatD family hydrolase, which codes for MSPTPTLIDSHCHIVFRNFDEDLEDVASRWREAGVGALLHACVEPSEIPAIRALADRFPEMRYSVGVHPLDTQHWADDTVAVLRRAALEDDRVVAIGELGLDLFRDKNLEEQLAVLRPQLDLAVELNLPVIIHCRDAAEPMLVELRARQAEGRCPAGVMHCWGGTPEEMHQFLELGFYISFSGTVTFPKAEPTHDCARQVPEDRFLVETDCPFLAPVPRRGKRNEPAFVASVASRVAELRGVDLESVAFSSTANARRLFGLP
- the rpsT gene encoding 30S ribosomal protein S20, producing MANNKSAKKRIEIAERNRLRNRTYKSSLRTLMKRCFTACDAYSATPGDEAKTTVQSSMRAAFSKIDKAVKVGVLHRNNGANQKSRLSAAVRKVLEPAS
- the rpiA gene encoding ribose-5-phosphate isomerase RpiA; this encodes MADLQTQMKQAVADAAVEQIKDGMVLGLGSGSTAALMIQGLGAKLASGELKDIVGVTTSFQGEVLAADLNIPLLSLNAVSRIDLAIDGADEVDPGFQLIKGGGACHVQEKLVAARADRFVVVVDSTKLVDRLNLSFLLPVEVLPGAWRQVKQQLEALGGSAELRMAQRKAGPVVTDQGNLVLDAKLNGGITDPAALEQTINNIPGVLENGLFVNITDEVLVGEIADGVAGVRSLEKRPS
- the hisD gene encoding histidinol dehydrogenase, whose translation is MSQPAVAPLRIVRDPEQAQTELQRLSSRTAQSQQSEARERVDAILAAVRDRGDAAISDFTERFDGFRPVPMAVPQTALEQAWITLPTNLRDALELAHRRITDFHQRQRPADLAVTGPHGEQLGRRWRPVQRAGLYVPGGRAAYPSTVLMNAVPARVAGVKELVICSPAGRDGEVNPVVLAAAHLAGVKTVFRLGGAQAIAAMAYGSESVPKVDVISGPGNLYVTLAKQAVYGQVAIDSLAGPSEVLVIADHSAKPDQVAADLLAQAEHDPLAAAVLITTDSALADGINAAVEEQLVNHPRHEICEASLRDWGLVVVCDDLESCARLSDSFAPEHLELLVERPEPLADRIQNAGAIFLGPWSPEAVGDYLAGPNHTLPTCGAARFSGALSVETFMRHTSLIGFNRAALEATGSAVQELATSEGLHSHAESVRRRLS
- the rpoB gene encoding DNA-directed RNA polymerase subunit beta; the protein is MSSSAIQVAKTATYLPDLVEVQRASFKWFLDQGLIEELESFSPITDYTGKLELHFIGSEYRLKRPRHDVEEAKRRDATFASQMYVTCRLVNKETGEIKEQEVFIGELPLMTERGTFIINGAERVIVNQIVRSPGVYFKDEMDKNGRRTYNASVIPNRGAWLKFETDKNDLLHVRVDKTRKINAHVLMRAMGLSDNDVLDKLRHPEFYKKSIDAANDEGISSEDQALLELYKKLRPGEPPSVSGGQQLLQTRFFDPKRYDLGRVGRYKINKKLRLTIPDTVRTLTHEDVLSTLDYLINLELDVGGASLDDIDHLGNRRVRSVGELLQNQVRVGLNRLERIIKERMTVGETDSLTPAQLVNPKPLVAAIKEFFGSSQLSQFMDQTNPLAELTHKRRISALGPGGLTRERAGFAVRDIHPSHYGRLCPIETPEGPNAGLINSLATHARVNEYGFIETPFWKVENGVVLKEGDPIYLSADREDEVRVAPGDVATEDDGRISADLIPVRYRQDFEKVPPEQVDYVALSPVQVISVATSLIPFLEHDDANRALMGSNMQRQAVPLLRPERALVGTGLETQVARDSGMVPISRVNGTVVYVDANAIVVQDEDGNEHTHFLQKYQRSNQDTCLNQRPIVRCGDPVIVGQVMADGSACEGGEIALGQNVLIAYMPWEGYNYEDALLVSERLVTDDLYTSVHIEKYEIEARQTKLGPEEITREIPNVAEESLGNLDEMGIIRVGAFVESGDILVGKVTPKGESDQPPEEKLLRAIFGEKARDVRDNSLRVPGTERGRVVDVRIYTREQGDELPPGANMVVRVYVAQRRKIQVGDKMAGRHGNKGIISRILPREDMPYLPDGTPVDIVLNPLGVPSRMNVGQVFELLMGWAASNLDCRVRIVPFDEMYGAEKSQQTVETFLKEAAKQPGKGWVYDPEDPGKLQLRDGRTGLPFDQPVAVGYSHFLKLVHLVDDKIHARSTGPYSLVTQQPLGGKAQQGGQRLGEMEVWALEAYGAAYTLQELLTVKSDDMQGRNEALNAIVKGKPIPRPGTPESFKVLMRELQSLGLDIAVYTDEGKEVDLMQDVNPRRSTPSRPTYESLGVADYDED